The Oncorhynchus kisutch isolate 150728-3 linkage group LG20, Okis_V2, whole genome shotgun sequence genome has a segment encoding these proteins:
- the LOC109865125 gene encoding uncharacterized protein LOC109865125: MQRRKSLFAPYISRNADTVADLKVHPADLPHGALVQTSWIEERVERRSECDTCAIGELRLPGLGYIEQDKSTIVIAQRRRRMAANARERRRMLGLNVAFDRLRSVIPNLESDKKLSKSETLQMAQIYISTLSDLLQDRPSVAEFSTTELESTAKVDTAPTGRPTMNSTEDATVKLPGPGTYNICRDSGNVMRAPFEEQKTELRGFMNLWERTSGTK; this comes from the coding sequence ATGCAACGCCGCAAAAGTCTATTTGCGCCATACATCTCCAGAAACGCAGACACTGTTGCGGATTTGAAAGTGCATCCTGCAGACCTGCCACATGGAGCTCTTGTGCAGACCAGTTggatagaggagagagtagagcgcAGGAGCGAATGTGACACGTGCGCTATTGGGGAACTCAGGTTGCCAGGGCTCGGATACATCGAACAGGACAAGAGCACCATCGTCATAGCGCAAAGGCGGCGGCGCATGGCTGCAAACGcccgggagaggaggaggatgctcGGCCTCAATGTTGCCTTCGACCGGCTCAGGAGCGTTATCCCTAACCTGGAGAGCGACAAGAAGCTGTCCAAATCAGAGACTCTTCAGATGGCGCAGATATACATATCGACGCTCAGCGACTTGTTGCAGGACAGGCCCTCCGTAGCGGAATTCAGCACCACTGAACTTGAGAGCACGGCGAAGGTGGACACGGCCCCAACGGGAAGGCCAACAATGAACTCCACAGAAGACGCAACTGTAAAGCTACCTGGGCCAGGTACATACAATATATGTAGAGACAGTGGAAACGTGATGCGCGCGCCTTTCGAAGAACAGAAGACAGAGTTGCGAGGGTTTATGAACCTGTGGGAGAGAACTAGTGGCACAAAataa